Proteins from a genomic interval of Pseudophryne corroboree isolate aPseCor3 chromosome 4, aPseCor3.hap2, whole genome shotgun sequence:
- the LOC134910622 gene encoding epoxide hydrolase 1-like, producing the protein MWRQLLENGRCAFNEHWPHSLLVPVGGALVCWMLCRRRKPTIEMGDGWWGRGEKPQKNEDTSVRPFRIEVSDADIQDLHERLDRTRYVSPLEDSQFHYGFNGPELQKIVAYWKDKFDWGKQVEIINQYPHYKTSIEGLEIHFIHVKPSHLPPGQKAIPLLMVHGWPGSFYEFYRILPLLTEPGKHGLDPNLTFEVICPSIPGYGFSEAPHKKGFDAVSAARIFYKLMLRLGFKEFYLQGGDWGSFITTNMALLKPESIKGLHLNVVFLNNRGFKMLISILLGRYVPWLVGLTREDVRRIYPYFEKNVYALLRESGYLHIQATKPDTVGSSLNDSPAGLAAYILEKFSTWTNPDFRALEDGGLQRKYSMDDLLTNVMIYWVTGSVTSSMRFYKENFTREFQSSPIHRTPVYVPTGIAAFPCEVMHVPRSWAKERHKKIVTYTYMPRGGHFAAFEEPELLARDIQNFVSKVEKN; encoded by the exons GTGTGCCTTTAATGAGCACTGGCCACACAGCCTCTTGGTTCCGGTCGGAGGCGCACTTGTTTGCTGGATGTTATGTAGGCGCAGGAAGCCAACCATAGAGATGGGGGATGGATGGTGGGGTAGAGGAGAGAAACCTCAGAAGAATGAGGATACCAGTGTGAGACCCTTCCGCATTGAGGTGTCTGATGCAGATATTCAG GATCTACACGAGCGCCTGGACAGGACTCGCTATGTCTCTCCTCTGGAAGACTCGCAGTTTCATTATGGGTTCAATGGCCCAGAACTCCAGAAGATTGTCGCCTACTGGAAGGATAAGTTCGATTGGGGCAAACAGGTGGAAATCATCAACCAATATCCGCATTACAAGACTAGCATCGAGG GTCTGGAGATACATTTCATACATGTGAAGCCTTCGCACCTCCCCCCTGGACAGAAGGCTATTCCCCTCCTTATGGTTCACGGTTGGCCTGGTTCTTTCTACGAGTTCTACCGCATCCTTCCACTCCTAACGGAGCCAGGGAAACATGGTCTGGACCCTAATCTCACGTTTGAGGTCATCTGTCCCTCTATCCCAGGATACGGCTTTTCCGAGGCTCCTCACAAGAAAG GTTTTGACGCCGTTTCTGCAGCCCGCATTTTCTACAAACTGATGCTCAGACTGGGCTTTAAGGAGTTCTATCTGCAAGGTGGCGATTGGGGAAGCTTTATAACTACAAACATGGCCCTGTTGAAACCAGA GTCAATAAAGGGACTCCATTTGAATGTAGTTTTTCTAAACAACAGAGGGTTCAAAATGCTGATATCAATACTCCTTGGCCGTTATGTACCTTGGTTAGTGGGTCTGACACGGGAAGATGTCAGACGTATTTATCCGTACTTTGAGAAGAACGTGTACGCGCTGCTCCGGGAGTCTGGATACCTCCACATTCAAGCTACCAAACCAGATACCGTAG GCTCATCTCTGAATGACTCTCCTGCTGGACTTGCTGCCTATATTCTAGAGAAATTCTCTACATGGACAAATCCAGACTTCAGAGCACTTGAGGATGGTGGCCTCCAAAG GAAATACTCCATGGATGATCTTCTCACAAATGTGATGATCTACTGGGTAACCGGATCGGTCACATCCTCAATGAGGTTCTACAAGGAGAACTTTACCCGGGAATTCCAGAGCTCTCCGATACACAG GACTCCTGTGTATGTACCTACTGGAATTGCAGCCTTCCCCTGCGAAGTAATGCACGTCCCAAGGTCATGGGCCAAGGAAAGACATAAGAAAATCGTCACTTACACGTACATGCCACGTGGGGGACACTTTGCTGCCTTTGAGGAGCCCGAGCTTCTCGCCCGCGATATCCAGAACTTCGTATCTAAGGTGGAAAAAAATTAA